In a single window of the Zea mays cultivar B73 chromosome 5, Zm-B73-REFERENCE-NAM-5.0, whole genome shotgun sequence genome:
- the LOC732836 gene encoding probable ion channel CASTOR isoform X2: protein MPLDPDSSSPPPPHRDWFFPPAPPFLASSRSRTPSAPFPSTYRSSKPYSAYPLADRRPPPTPRSRSRSPHPPPEQQQKTPTPPTPTSAPRRRDPRYAGVRREDARTAASEQAAAPMAAPVHGRKPAASAIAPRWSGVLSVAVILLCLASLLRRNFSLHDQVYLLQEQLAVATAKLQSCTVDSSLNTSIINLFYQDAANSTTQSRSLKNLSLLISLSVLYAPLLILKYVDLVSKIRRSRDSEQVPINKRFAYRVDIFLSLHPYAKPLVLLVATLLLIALGGLALYGVTDDSLSDCLWLSWTFVADSGNHANAVGLGPKLVSVSISIGGMLVFAMMLGLVTDSISEKFDSLRKGRSEVIEQSHTLILGWSDKLGSLLNQIAIANESLRGGTIVVMAERDKEEMEADIAKMEFDMKGTAVICRSGSPLILADLKKVSVSKARAIVVLAEEGNADQSDARALRTVLSLTGVKEGLSGHIVVELSDLDNEVLVKLVGGDLVETVVAHDVIGRLMIQCARQPGLAQIWEDILGFENCEFYIKRWPKLDGMRFEDVLISFPEAVPCGIKVASYGGKIILNPDDCYVLQEGDEVIVIAEDDDTYAPAPLPKVRRGYLPKDFVVPKSPERILFCGWRRDIEDMIMVLDAFLAPGSELWMFNDVPEVDRERKLIDGGLDFSRLDNITLVHREGNAVIRRHLESLPLESFDSILILADESVEDSAIQADSRSLATLLLIRDIQAKRLPCKESLISHVPRGTFSEGSWIGEMQQASDKSVIISEILDPRTKNLLSVSKISDYVLSNELVSMALAMVAEDRQINNVLEELFAEQGNEMQIRPSDMYLREEEELNFFEVILRARQRKEIVIGYRLEAAERAIINPIDKVSRRRWSPKDVFVVISEKE, encoded by the exons ATGCCCCTCGACCCCGACtcctcgtcgccgccgccgccacacCGCGACTGGTTCTTCCCGCCGGCGCCGCCGTTCCTCGCCTCCTCCAGGTCCCGGACCCCCAGTGCGCCCTTCCCCTCCACCTACCGCTCCTCCAAGCCCTACTCAGCCTACCCCCTCGCCGACCGCCGACCGCCTCCTACCccacgctcccgctcccgctCTCCGCACCCACCGCCGGAGCAGCAGCAGAAGACGCCGACGCCGCCTACTCCTACGTCCGCGCCGCGCCGCCGTGACCCTCGGTACGCCGGCGTCCGCCGCGAAGATGCCCGTACGGCTGCCTCCGAGCAAGCGGCGGCCCCGATGGCCGCGCCAGTGCACGGGAGGAAGCCCGCAGCGTCGGCGATCGCTCCACGGTGGTCGGGGGTGCTCTCCGTGGCG GTTATTTTACTGTGCCTGGCCTCCCTTCTCCGCAGGAACTTCTCTTTGCACGACCAGGTTTACCTTCTGCAG GAGCAGCTGGCTGTAGCTACTGCAAAACTTCAGTCCTGCACTGTAGATTCTTCATTGAATACAAGCATCATTAATCTGTTCTATCAGGATGCTGCTAACAGTACCACGCAGAGCAGAAGCCTTAAGAACCTTTCCTTGCTTATCTCGCTTTCGGTATTATACGCACCACTCCTCATTCTCAAGTACGTGGACCTTGTGTCAAAGATAAGGAGGTCACGTGACTCTGAACAAGTTCCAATAAACAAGCGGTTCGCATACAGGGTCGATATATTTTTGTCACTTCATCCGTATGCTAAACCATTGGTCCTACTTGTTGCTACGTTGTTACTAATTGCTCTTGGTGGACTGGCTCTGTATGGTGTGACGGATGATAGCTTATCTGATTGTCTTTGGCTGTCCTGGACCTTCGTCGCTGACTCAGGGAACCATGCCAATGCTGTGGGTCTTGGACCCAAGCTGGTTTCAGTTTCAATTAGTATTGGTGGAATGTTGGTTTTTGCTATGATGCTTGGTCTTGTCACTGATTCAATCTCTGAGAAGTTTGATTCTTTGAGGAAAGGAAGAAGTGAAGTCATAGAACAGAGCCACACTCTAATTCTTGGGTGGAGTGATAAATTG GGATCTTTGCTGAACCAAATTGCCATTGCTAATGAAAGCTTGAGAGGTGGGACCATTGTAGTGATGGCTGAGAGAGACAAAGAAGAAATGGAAGCAGATATTGCTAAAATGGAGTTTGACATGAAAGGAACAGCTGTAATATGTAGAAGTGGAAGCCCTTTGATACTTGCTGATTTGAAAAAG GTCTCAGTTTCAAAGGCGCGGGCAATTGTTGTTTTAGCTGAAGAAGGAAATGCTGACCAG AGTGATGCACGAGCACTGCGAACAGTCCTGAGTTTAACTGGAGTTAAAGAGGGACTAAGTGGTCACATAGTAGTGGAGCTTAGTGATCTTGACAATGAAGTTCTAGTCAAACTTGTTGGTGGAGATCTTGTGGAAACAGTTGTGGCACATGATGTGATTGGACGATTGATGATACAGTGTGCACGTCAACCAGGCCTTGCACAG ATATGGGAAGACATTCTTGGTTTTGAGAACTGTGAATTCTACATTAAAAGATGGCCTAAATTGGATGGAATGCGATTTGAAGATGTGCTGATTAGCTTTCCTGAAGCTGTTCCATGTGGCATAAAAGTGGCATCTTATGGGGGCAAGATTATTTTAAACCCTGATGATTGTTATGTTTTGCAAGAGGGTGATGAGGTGATAGTAATTGCAGAGGATGATGATACATATGCTCCAGCACCATTGCCCAAG GTTAGGAGAGGGTATCTGCCTAAAGATTTTGTTGTTCCAAAGTCTCCAGAAAGAATATTGTTTTGTGGTTGGCGCCGTGATATAGAAGATATGATAATG GTACTTGATGCTTTCCTTGCGCCAGGATCAGAGTTGTGGATGTTTAATGACGTCCCTGAGGTTGACAGAGAAAGAAAGCTAATTGATGGAGGTTTGGACTTCAGTCGCCTCGATAATATTACTTTGGTGCATCGTGAGGGAAATGCTGTTATTCGCCGTCACTTGGAGAGCCTTCCTTTAGAATCATTCGATTCT ATCCTGATTTTGGCAGATGAATCTGTAGAAGATTCAGCAATCCAAGCTGACTCAAGGTCACTTGCAACTTTGCTGCTGATAAGAGATATTCAG GCAAAACGTCTTCCATGCAAGGAATCATTGATTTCACATGTTCCCCGAGGGACCTTTTCTGAAGGTTCTTGGATAGGGGAGATGCAACAAGCATCTGATAAATCTGTCATAATCAGTGAAATTTTGGACCCCAGGACAAAAAATTTGTTGTCAGTGTCAAAAATTAGTGACTACGTTCTTTCAAATGAATTAGTGAGCATGGCATTGGCAATGGTCGCAGAAGATCGGCAGATAAATAATGTCTTGGAGGAGCTCTTCGCTGAACAA GGAAATGAAATGCAAATACGACCTTCTGATATGTACCTTAGAGAAGAAGAGGAATTAAATTTCTTTGAGGTCATTCTGCGAGCTAGGCAGAGGAAAGAGATTGTCATTGGGTACCGTCTTGAGGCAGCTGAGCGTGCCATAATCAATCCAATAGACAAAGTTTCAAGGCGAAGGTGGTCACCCAAGGATGTTTTTGTTGTTATATCCGAGAAAGAATGA
- the LOC732836 gene encoding probable ion channel CASTOR isoform X1, producing MPLDPDSSSPPPPHRDWFFPPAPPFLASSRSRTPSAPFPSTYRSSKPYSAYPLADRRPPPTPRSRSRSPHPPPEQQQKTPTPPTPTSAPRRRDPRYAGVRREDARTAASEQAAAPMAAPVHGRKPAASAIAPRWSGVLSVAVILLCLASLLRRNFSLHDQVYLLQEQLAVATAKLQSCTVDSSLNTSIINLFYQDAANSTTQSRSLKNLSLLISLSVLYAPLLILKYVDLVSKIRRSRDSEQVPINKRFAYRVDIFLSLHPYAKPLVLLVATLLLIALGGLALYGVTDDSLSDCLWLSWTFVADSGNHANAVGLGPKLVSVSISIGGMLVFAMMLGLVTDSISEKFDSLRKGRSEVIEQSHTLILGWSDKLGSLLNQIAIANESLRGGTIVVMAERDKEEMEADIAKMEFDMKGTAVICRSGSPLILADLKKVSVSKARAIVVLAEEGNADQSDARALRTVLSLTGVKEGLSGHIVVELSDLDNEVLVKLVGGDLVETVVAHDVIGRLMIQCARQPGLAQIWEDILGFENCEFYIKRWPKLDGMRFEDVLISFPEAVPCGIKVASYGGKIILNPDDCYVLQEGDEVIVIAEDDDTYAPAPLPKVKEAVYIDIVHPERKPQKILLCGWRRDIDDMIAVLDAFLAPGSELWMFNDVPEVDRERKLIDGGLDFSRLDNITLVHREGNAVIRRHLESLPLESFDSILILADESVEDSAIQADSRSLATLLLIRDIQAKRLPCKESLISHVPRGTFSEGSWIGEMQQASDKSVIISEILDPRTKNLLSVSKISDYVLSNELVSMALAMVAEDRQINNVLEELFAEQGNEMQIRPSDMYLREEEELNFFEVILRARQRKEIVIGYRLEAAERAIINPIDKVSRRRWSPKDVFVVISEKE from the exons ATGCCCCTCGACCCCGACtcctcgtcgccgccgccgccacacCGCGACTGGTTCTTCCCGCCGGCGCCGCCGTTCCTCGCCTCCTCCAGGTCCCGGACCCCCAGTGCGCCCTTCCCCTCCACCTACCGCTCCTCCAAGCCCTACTCAGCCTACCCCCTCGCCGACCGCCGACCGCCTCCTACCccacgctcccgctcccgctCTCCGCACCCACCGCCGGAGCAGCAGCAGAAGACGCCGACGCCGCCTACTCCTACGTCCGCGCCGCGCCGCCGTGACCCTCGGTACGCCGGCGTCCGCCGCGAAGATGCCCGTACGGCTGCCTCCGAGCAAGCGGCGGCCCCGATGGCCGCGCCAGTGCACGGGAGGAAGCCCGCAGCGTCGGCGATCGCTCCACGGTGGTCGGGGGTGCTCTCCGTGGCG GTTATTTTACTGTGCCTGGCCTCCCTTCTCCGCAGGAACTTCTCTTTGCACGACCAGGTTTACCTTCTGCAG GAGCAGCTGGCTGTAGCTACTGCAAAACTTCAGTCCTGCACTGTAGATTCTTCATTGAATACAAGCATCATTAATCTGTTCTATCAGGATGCTGCTAACAGTACCACGCAGAGCAGAAGCCTTAAGAACCTTTCCTTGCTTATCTCGCTTTCGGTATTATACGCACCACTCCTCATTCTCAAGTACGTGGACCTTGTGTCAAAGATAAGGAGGTCACGTGACTCTGAACAAGTTCCAATAAACAAGCGGTTCGCATACAGGGTCGATATATTTTTGTCACTTCATCCGTATGCTAAACCATTGGTCCTACTTGTTGCTACGTTGTTACTAATTGCTCTTGGTGGACTGGCTCTGTATGGTGTGACGGATGATAGCTTATCTGATTGTCTTTGGCTGTCCTGGACCTTCGTCGCTGACTCAGGGAACCATGCCAATGCTGTGGGTCTTGGACCCAAGCTGGTTTCAGTTTCAATTAGTATTGGTGGAATGTTGGTTTTTGCTATGATGCTTGGTCTTGTCACTGATTCAATCTCTGAGAAGTTTGATTCTTTGAGGAAAGGAAGAAGTGAAGTCATAGAACAGAGCCACACTCTAATTCTTGGGTGGAGTGATAAATTG GGATCTTTGCTGAACCAAATTGCCATTGCTAATGAAAGCTTGAGAGGTGGGACCATTGTAGTGATGGCTGAGAGAGACAAAGAAGAAATGGAAGCAGATATTGCTAAAATGGAGTTTGACATGAAAGGAACAGCTGTAATATGTAGAAGTGGAAGCCCTTTGATACTTGCTGATTTGAAAAAG GTCTCAGTTTCAAAGGCGCGGGCAATTGTTGTTTTAGCTGAAGAAGGAAATGCTGACCAG AGTGATGCACGAGCACTGCGAACAGTCCTGAGTTTAACTGGAGTTAAAGAGGGACTAAGTGGTCACATAGTAGTGGAGCTTAGTGATCTTGACAATGAAGTTCTAGTCAAACTTGTTGGTGGAGATCTTGTGGAAACAGTTGTGGCACATGATGTGATTGGACGATTGATGATACAGTGTGCACGTCAACCAGGCCTTGCACAG ATATGGGAAGACATTCTTGGTTTTGAGAACTGTGAATTCTACATTAAAAGATGGCCTAAATTGGATGGAATGCGATTTGAAGATGTGCTGATTAGCTTTCCTGAAGCTGTTCCATGTGGCATAAAAGTGGCATCTTATGGGGGCAAGATTATTTTAAACCCTGATGATTGTTATGTTTTGCAAGAGGGTGATGAGGTGATAGTAATTGCAGAGGATGATGATACATATGCTCCAGCACCATTGCCCAAG GTTAAAGAGGCTGTTTACATAGACATTGTTCATCCTGAAAGAAAGCCTCAGAAGATTCTTCTTTGTGGATGGCGACGGGATATAGATGATATGATTGCG GTACTTGATGCTTTCCTTGCGCCAGGATCAGAGTTGTGGATGTTTAATGACGTCCCTGAGGTTGACAGAGAAAGAAAGCTAATTGATGGAGGTTTGGACTTCAGTCGCCTCGATAATATTACTTTGGTGCATCGTGAGGGAAATGCTGTTATTCGCCGTCACTTGGAGAGCCTTCCTTTAGAATCATTCGATTCT ATCCTGATTTTGGCAGATGAATCTGTAGAAGATTCAGCAATCCAAGCTGACTCAAGGTCACTTGCAACTTTGCTGCTGATAAGAGATATTCAG GCAAAACGTCTTCCATGCAAGGAATCATTGATTTCACATGTTCCCCGAGGGACCTTTTCTGAAGGTTCTTGGATAGGGGAGATGCAACAAGCATCTGATAAATCTGTCATAATCAGTGAAATTTTGGACCCCAGGACAAAAAATTTGTTGTCAGTGTCAAAAATTAGTGACTACGTTCTTTCAAATGAATTAGTGAGCATGGCATTGGCAATGGTCGCAGAAGATCGGCAGATAAATAATGTCTTGGAGGAGCTCTTCGCTGAACAA GGAAATGAAATGCAAATACGACCTTCTGATATGTACCTTAGAGAAGAAGAGGAATTAAATTTCTTTGAGGTCATTCTGCGAGCTAGGCAGAGGAAAGAGATTGTCATTGGGTACCGTCTTGAGGCAGCTGAGCGTGCCATAATCAATCCAATAGACAAAGTTTCAAGGCGAAGGTGGTCACCCAAGGATGTTTTTGTTGTTATATCCGAGAAAGAATGA